Proteins encoded together in one Synechococcus sp. A15-62 window:
- a CDS encoding quinone-dependent dihydroorotate dehydrogenase: MSPSSSAGPLSSGAFYQRWLGPVLARDDGLDAEQLSRTALTALGQASLRRRWPGVSTVLDGVAADLQRRDLRLEQVLFGCRFPNPVGLAAGFDKNGVAAGIWDRFGFGFAEVGTVTWHGQPGNPKPRLFRLAEEQAALNRMGFNNDGAKALLKTLERQRLDPPGRRPAVLGINVGKSKITALEQAPDDYAASLELLSPLADYAVINVSSPNTPGLRDLQDTAQLRRLVERLRRLPACPPLLVKIAPDLDDESIDAVARLAFEEGLAGVIAVNTSLNRLGLEQRRLPQTGRTLAEEAGGLSGAPLRQRAQEVIRRLRASAGPALPLIGVGGIDSPQVAWERITAGASLVQLYTGWIFQGPDLVPRILDGLLLQLDRHGLRNIAEASGTGLPWQD, translated from the coding sequence ATGTCGCCGTCCTCTTCGGCTGGACCGCTCAGCAGCGGTGCCTTCTATCAGCGTTGGCTTGGCCCGGTCCTGGCACGGGACGACGGCCTGGATGCGGAACAGCTGTCGCGCACTGCCCTCACGGCTTTGGGTCAGGCCAGCCTGCGGCGGCGCTGGCCCGGGGTGTCCACGGTGCTGGATGGCGTTGCGGCGGATCTGCAACGGCGTGATCTACGCCTGGAGCAGGTGTTGTTTGGCTGCCGCTTCCCCAACCCGGTGGGTTTGGCAGCAGGATTCGACAAGAACGGAGTGGCGGCTGGCATCTGGGATCGCTTCGGCTTTGGCTTCGCTGAAGTGGGCACGGTCACCTGGCATGGCCAGCCGGGCAACCCCAAACCACGTCTGTTCCGTTTGGCGGAGGAGCAGGCCGCGTTGAACCGGATGGGATTCAACAACGACGGCGCCAAGGCACTGTTGAAAACGCTGGAGCGTCAACGCCTGGACCCGCCCGGCCGGCGGCCAGCGGTGCTTGGGATCAACGTTGGCAAATCCAAGATCACGGCCCTGGAGCAGGCACCGGACGACTACGCGGCGTCCCTGGAGTTGTTGTCGCCCTTGGCGGACTATGCGGTGATCAACGTCAGTTCTCCCAACACCCCTGGATTGCGGGATCTGCAGGACACAGCCCAGTTGCGGCGTCTGGTGGAGCGCTTGCGGCGGCTGCCGGCTTGCCCGCCTCTGCTGGTGAAGATCGCGCCGGATTTGGACGATGAATCGATTGATGCGGTGGCCCGCTTGGCCTTCGAAGAGGGGCTGGCCGGTGTGATCGCTGTCAACACCAGTCTCAATCGGCTGGGCCTGGAGCAACGGCGGCTGCCGCAGACCGGACGCACTCTGGCGGAGGAAGCCGGTGGCCTCAGCGGTGCTCCCCTGCGTCAGCGGGCCCAGGAGGTGATCCGCCGCTTGCGGGCCAGTGCTGGCCCAGCGCTGCCGTTGATCGGTGTGGGCGGGATTGATTCTCCGCAAGTCGCCTGGGAGCGCATCACCGCAGGGGCTTCTCTGGTGCAGCTCTACACCGGCTGGATCTTTCAGGGGCCGGATCTGGTGCCGCGGATCCTGGATGGTCTGTTGCTGCAGTTGGACCGCCATGGCCTGCGCAACATCGCTGAGGCTTCAGGAACTGGCTTGCCCTGGCAGGACTGA
- the rnhA gene encoding ribonuclease HI, translating into MAEGRGRVVAAATDGACSGNPGPGGWGALLRFEDGSVEEFGGHAPDTTNNRMELQAALEVLQRLEQLPRHPDLTLRTDSKYLIDGLGSWIKGWKRKGWKTAAGKPVLNQDLWKALDAARLDDVPLSYVKGHSGDPDNERVDRIAVAFSHNAQPPLALKQGSSELPSSKAAPDAPSEVAPKPLLQLLSRLELADRLAQGGYSLSLLELAQLVEKPLKQLETKAESWIWRDWIVEPQAEGRWTLQRREAGSEQS; encoded by the coding sequence ATGGCGGAAGGACGGGGACGGGTCGTGGCTGCAGCGACGGATGGTGCCTGCAGCGGCAATCCAGGTCCGGGGGGTTGGGGAGCGTTGTTGCGTTTCGAAGATGGCAGCGTTGAGGAATTCGGTGGCCATGCGCCCGACACCACCAACAACCGCATGGAACTGCAGGCGGCCTTGGAAGTGCTGCAACGGCTGGAGCAGCTGCCCCGTCATCCGGATCTCACCCTGCGCACCGACAGCAAATATCTGATTGATGGCCTGGGCTCCTGGATCAAAGGCTGGAAGCGCAAAGGTTGGAAAACGGCTGCTGGTAAGCCCGTGCTCAACCAGGACCTCTGGAAGGCCCTGGATGCCGCTCGTCTGGATGACGTCCCCCTCAGCTACGTCAAAGGCCACAGCGGTGACCCCGACAACGAACGGGTGGATCGCATCGCTGTGGCGTTCTCTCATAACGCTCAGCCGCCCTTGGCTCTGAAGCAGGGATCCTCGGAGCTGCCCTCCTCCAAGGCCGCACCAGATGCTCCATCTGAGGTGGCCCCCAAGCCTCTGCTGCAGCTGTTGTCGCGCTTGGAGCTGGCCGATCGCTTGGCACAGGGTGGTTACAGCCTGTCGCTGCTGGAGCTGGCGCAATTGGTGGAAAAGCCGCTCAAACAGCTGGAAACCAAGGCTGAGAGCTGGATTTGGAGGGATTGGATCGTTGAGCCCCAGGCGGAGGGGCGCTGGACCCTGCAGCGTCGCGAGGCAGGATCAGAACAGTCCTGA